Proteins encoded within one genomic window of Etheostoma cragini isolate CJK2018 chromosome 21, CSU_Ecrag_1.0, whole genome shotgun sequence:
- the snf8 gene encoding vacuolar-sorting protein SNF8 has product MHRRGVGAGAIAKKKLAEAKYKERGTVLAEDQIVQMSKQLETFKSNLEEFASKHKQEIRKNSQFRVQFQEMCATIGVDPLASGKGFWSEMLGVGDFYYELGVQIVEVCLALKHRNGGLITLDELHQRVLKGRGKFAQDVSQDDLMRAIKKLKVMGNGFGMIPVGGSYLVQSVPAELNMDHTVVLQLAEKKGYVSVSEIKDSLKWEKERACHVLDHLLKEGLAWLDSQAPGEAQYWLPALFSEITSRDVTPEEANQMTP; this is encoded by the exons ATGCATCGCAGAGGTGTTGGTGCGGGAGCGATTGCCAAAAAGAAGCTCGCGGAG GCCAAATATAAGGAAAGAGGAACCGTGCTCGCAGAGGACCAAATTGTCCAA ATGTCGAAGCAGTTGGAGACCTTCAAGTCCAACCTGGAGGAGTTCGCCAGCAAACATAAACAGGAAATCCGGAAGAACTCCCAGTTCAGGGTTCAGTTTCAGGAGATGTGTGCCACCATTGGAGTCGACCCACTTGCTT CTGGCAAAGGTTTTTGGTCTGAGATGCTCGGTGTAGGGGACTTCTATTATGAGCTCGGTGTTCAGATTGTTGAAGTGTGCCTGGCCCTGAAACACAGAAACGGAG GGCTTATTACTTTGGATGAACTTCATCAGAGAGTACTGAAGGGAAGAGGTAAATTTGCCCAGGATGTGAGCCA AGATGACTTGATGAGAGCCATAAAGAAACTGAAGGTGATGGGTAACGGCTTTGGGATGATTCCTGTTGGCGGTTCTTACTTGGTACAGTCGGTCCCAGCAGAGCTCAACATGGACCACACTGTGGTTCTGCAGCTGGCCGAG aaGAAGGGCTACGTCTCGGTGAGTGAGATCAAGGACAGTCTGAAATGGGAGAAGGAACGGGCTTGTCACGTCCTG GATCACCTGCTGAAAGAAGGCTTGGCTTGGTTGGACTCTCAGGCGCCTGGAGAAGCACAGTACTGGCTGCCTGCCCTCTTCTCTGAGATCACCTCCCGTGATGTCACGCCAGAGGAGGCCAATCAGATGACACCTTAA
- the calcoco2 gene encoding calcium-binding and coiled-coil domain-containing protein 2 isoform X3 → MESSTEAAATSPTARTFSQVVFIDTPHSYPPSTPLTCRYTLTEAFQPNPRDWVGIFKVGWSTTKDYHTFVWVEPCLDVGGQESATRQAFFKDYYLPKDELEFYQFCYIDFTGQVRGASTPFCFKNPVEQSIESSPDDDLMVITTQEQVEKSVHEKAELQKKLDQIRKENETLKNDLQKEQQEAASCKGQNEQKDKEMSQLVKEMDQMKEQHENLKSLLQQQVKETDNLKEEMLTQKIKQMEMQQHNATQQKTWSQSLSVDGASRPNEEKYDRAVMKINQLKEEREELKGKVDAQSVEISMLNSHLREKERELLKMKDSIQLLQVDLQSGEKDKERLSAELQRLQSIAHNMDDVKSQNQELSRRLSQQLTLQNCPDDDLRVRCQTLVGQLQDAQEKLAAERDENRNVKRQAEFLKEELLETREQLEKTISLNEEEARKSGKLELQFREACETIAGKDIIIEDQEQMIRLVRHEKEELERQNQNLTGDLVELRRVYAEVSAAPPADPPHMQPDNTAASRDWQQPATPEQPENLYETIDSIIADPEEERALVCRHCQESFPCITQNELEQHEQSHRVCPFCTMICDNMEQSVFEDHVYGHEL, encoded by the exons ATGGAGAGCTCTACAGAGGCGGCTGCCACCAGCCCCACAGCACGCACCTTCTCCCAGGTGGTGTTCATCGACACCCCTCACTCATAcccaccctccacccccctCACCTGCCGCTACACCCTCACTGAGGCCTTCCAGCCAAACCCGAGGGACTGGGTGGGCATTTTCAAG GTAGGGTGGAGCACAACAAAGGATTATCATACCTTTGTGTGGGTGGAGCCATGTCTGGATGTGGGAGGGCAAGAGTCTGCAACTAGGcaagctttttttaaag ATTACTACCTGCCTAAGGATGAGCTCGAGTTCTATCAGTTCTGCTACATTGACTTTACTGGGCAAGTGCGGGGAGCCAGCACGCCGTTCTGTTTCAAAAACCCGGTGGAACAAAGCATTGAAAGCAGCCCAGATGATGACCTCATGGTTATTACAACACAG GAGCAGGTTGAAAAGAGCGTACATGAGAAAGCTGAACTGCAGAAGAAGCTGGATCAGATAAGGAAGGAAAATGAAACCTTAAAAAATGATCTACAGAAGGAACAGCAAGAAGCTGCCAGCTGCAAG GGGCAGAAtgaacagaaagacaaagaaatgagTCAATTGGTCAAAGAAATGGATCAAATGAAGGAACAACATGAAAACTTAAAAAGCCTGTTACAGCAACAAGTGAAAGAAACAGACAACttaaag GAGGAGATGTTGACCCAGAAGATAAAGCAGATGGAGATGCAGCAACACAATGCTACTCAGCAGAAAACATGGAGTCAAAGCTTGAGTGTAGACGGAGCATCAAGACCAAATGAG GAGAAATACGACCGAGCTGTGATGAAGATCAACCAGCTCAAAGAGGAGCGTGAGGAGCTGAAGGGGAAGGTCGATGCTCAAAGTGTGGAGATTTCCAT GCTAAATTCCCAtctcagagaaaaagagagagaactgCTCAAAATGAAAGACAGCATACAGCTCCTTCAG GTTGACCTTCAGAGCGGTGAGAAAGACAAGGAGAGGCTCTCTGCAGAGCTGCAAAGGTTGCAAAGCATCGCACACAACATGGACGATGTGAAGAGTCAGAACCAGGAGTTATCTAGGAGGCTGTCGCAGCAGTTGACACTGCAGAACTGTCCAGATGACGATCTAAGA GTACGGTGTCAGACTCTTGTCGGCCAGCTGCAGGACGCTCAGGAGAAACTGGCTGCGGAGAGGGACGAGAACAGAAACGTCAAGAGGCAGGCCGAGTTTCTGAAGGAAGAGCTGCTGGAAACCAGGGAGCAGCTGGAGAAGACAATCTCATTAAATGAGGAGGAAGCACGGAAATCTGGCAAACTAGAG ctACAGTTCAGAGAGGCATGTGAAACAATCGCAGGTAAAGACATCATCATAGAAGATCAAGAACAGATGATCCGGCTGGTGAGACACGAGAAAGAAGAGCTCGAAAGACAAAACCAG AATCTCACTGGTGATCTTGTCGAGCTGCGCAGAGTTTACGCTGAAGTCAGCGCAGCTCCCCCCGCCGACCCCCCACACATGCAGCCTGACAACACCGCAGCCAGCCGTGACTGGCAGCAGCCGGCGACACCAGAACAGCCTGAGAACCTGTATGAGACCATAG ATAGCATCATTGCAGACCCAGAGGAAGAG CGGGCGCTGGTGTGTCGTCACTGCCAGGAGAGCTTCCCCTGCATCACCCAAAACGAACTGGAGCAGCACGAGCAGAGCCACCGAGTGTGTCCCTTCTGCACCATGATCTGCGACAACATGGAGCAGTCCGTGTTTGAGGATCACGTCTACGGCCACGAGCTGTGA
- the calcoco2 gene encoding calcium-binding and coiled-coil domain-containing protein 2 isoform X2, whose amino-acid sequence MLQPSMESSTEAAATSPTARTFSQVVFIDTPHSYPPSTPLTCRYTLTEAFQPNPRDWVGIFKVGWSTTKDYHTFVWVEPCLDVGGQESATRQAFFKDYYLPKDELEFYQFCYIDFTGQVRGASTPFCFKNPVEQSIESSPDDDLMVITTQEQVEKSVHEKAELQKKLDQIRKENETLKNDLQKEQQEAASCKGQNEQKDKEMSQLVKEMDQMKEQHENLKSLLQQQVKETDNLKEEMLTQKIKQMEMQQHNATQQKTWSQSLSVDGASRPNEEKYDRAVMKINQLKEEREELKGKVDAQSVEISMLNSHLREKERELLKMKDSIQLLQVDLQSGEKDKERLSAELQRLQSIAHNMDDVKSQNQELSRRLSQQLTLQNCPDDDLRVRCQTLVGQLQDAQEKLAAERDENRNVKRQAEFLKEELLETREQLEKTISLNEEEARKSGKLELQFREACETIAGKDIIIEDQEQMIRLVRHEKEELERQNQNLTGDLVELRRVYAEVSAAPPADPPHMQPDNTAASRDWQQPATPEQPENLYETIDSIIADPEEEALVCRHCQESFPCITQNELEQHEQSHRVCPFCTMICDNMEQSVFEDHVYGHEL is encoded by the exons AT GCTGCAGCCCAGCATGGAGAGCTCTACAGAGGCGGCTGCCACCAGCCCCACAGCACGCACCTTCTCCCAGGTGGTGTTCATCGACACCCCTCACTCATAcccaccctccacccccctCACCTGCCGCTACACCCTCACTGAGGCCTTCCAGCCAAACCCGAGGGACTGGGTGGGCATTTTCAAG GTAGGGTGGAGCACAACAAAGGATTATCATACCTTTGTGTGGGTGGAGCCATGTCTGGATGTGGGAGGGCAAGAGTCTGCAACTAGGcaagctttttttaaag ATTACTACCTGCCTAAGGATGAGCTCGAGTTCTATCAGTTCTGCTACATTGACTTTACTGGGCAAGTGCGGGGAGCCAGCACGCCGTTCTGTTTCAAAAACCCGGTGGAACAAAGCATTGAAAGCAGCCCAGATGATGACCTCATGGTTATTACAACACAG GAGCAGGTTGAAAAGAGCGTACATGAGAAAGCTGAACTGCAGAAGAAGCTGGATCAGATAAGGAAGGAAAATGAAACCTTAAAAAATGATCTACAGAAGGAACAGCAAGAAGCTGCCAGCTGCAAG GGGCAGAAtgaacagaaagacaaagaaatgagTCAATTGGTCAAAGAAATGGATCAAATGAAGGAACAACATGAAAACTTAAAAAGCCTGTTACAGCAACAAGTGAAAGAAACAGACAACttaaag GAGGAGATGTTGACCCAGAAGATAAAGCAGATGGAGATGCAGCAACACAATGCTACTCAGCAGAAAACATGGAGTCAAAGCTTGAGTGTAGACGGAGCATCAAGACCAAATGAG GAGAAATACGACCGAGCTGTGATGAAGATCAACCAGCTCAAAGAGGAGCGTGAGGAGCTGAAGGGGAAGGTCGATGCTCAAAGTGTGGAGATTTCCAT GCTAAATTCCCAtctcagagaaaaagagagagaactgCTCAAAATGAAAGACAGCATACAGCTCCTTCAG GTTGACCTTCAGAGCGGTGAGAAAGACAAGGAGAGGCTCTCTGCAGAGCTGCAAAGGTTGCAAAGCATCGCACACAACATGGACGATGTGAAGAGTCAGAACCAGGAGTTATCTAGGAGGCTGTCGCAGCAGTTGACACTGCAGAACTGTCCAGATGACGATCTAAGA GTACGGTGTCAGACTCTTGTCGGCCAGCTGCAGGACGCTCAGGAGAAACTGGCTGCGGAGAGGGACGAGAACAGAAACGTCAAGAGGCAGGCCGAGTTTCTGAAGGAAGAGCTGCTGGAAACCAGGGAGCAGCTGGAGAAGACAATCTCATTAAATGAGGAGGAAGCACGGAAATCTGGCAAACTAGAG ctACAGTTCAGAGAGGCATGTGAAACAATCGCAGGTAAAGACATCATCATAGAAGATCAAGAACAGATGATCCGGCTGGTGAGACACGAGAAAGAAGAGCTCGAAAGACAAAACCAG AATCTCACTGGTGATCTTGTCGAGCTGCGCAGAGTTTACGCTGAAGTCAGCGCAGCTCCCCCCGCCGACCCCCCACACATGCAGCCTGACAACACCGCAGCCAGCCGTGACTGGCAGCAGCCGGCGACACCAGAACAGCCTGAGAACCTGTATGAGACCATAG ATAGCATCATTGCAGACCCAGAGGAAGAG GCGCTGGTGTGTCGTCACTGCCAGGAGAGCTTCCCCTGCATCACCCAAAACGAACTGGAGCAGCACGAGCAGAGCCACCGAGTGTGTCCCTTCTGCACCATGATCTGCGACAACATGGAGCAGTCCGTGTTTGAGGATCACGTCTACGGCCACGAGCTGTGA
- the calcoco2 gene encoding calcium-binding and coiled-coil domain-containing protein 2 isoform X1, producing the protein MLQPSMESSTEAAATSPTARTFSQVVFIDTPHSYPPSTPLTCRYTLTEAFQPNPRDWVGIFKVGWSTTKDYHTFVWVEPCLDVGGQESATRQAFFKDYYLPKDELEFYQFCYIDFTGQVRGASTPFCFKNPVEQSIESSPDDDLMVITTQEQVEKSVHEKAELQKKLDQIRKENETLKNDLQKEQQEAASCKGQNEQKDKEMSQLVKEMDQMKEQHENLKSLLQQQVKETDNLKEEMLTQKIKQMEMQQHNATQQKTWSQSLSVDGASRPNEEKYDRAVMKINQLKEEREELKGKVDAQSVEISMLNSHLREKERELLKMKDSIQLLQVDLQSGEKDKERLSAELQRLQSIAHNMDDVKSQNQELSRRLSQQLTLQNCPDDDLRVRCQTLVGQLQDAQEKLAAERDENRNVKRQAEFLKEELLETREQLEKTISLNEEEARKSGKLELQFREACETIAGKDIIIEDQEQMIRLVRHEKEELERQNQNLTGDLVELRRVYAEVSAAPPADPPHMQPDNTAASRDWQQPATPEQPENLYETIDSIIADPEEERALVCRHCQESFPCITQNELEQHEQSHRVCPFCTMICDNMEQSVFEDHVYGHEL; encoded by the exons AT GCTGCAGCCCAGCATGGAGAGCTCTACAGAGGCGGCTGCCACCAGCCCCACAGCACGCACCTTCTCCCAGGTGGTGTTCATCGACACCCCTCACTCATAcccaccctccacccccctCACCTGCCGCTACACCCTCACTGAGGCCTTCCAGCCAAACCCGAGGGACTGGGTGGGCATTTTCAAG GTAGGGTGGAGCACAACAAAGGATTATCATACCTTTGTGTGGGTGGAGCCATGTCTGGATGTGGGAGGGCAAGAGTCTGCAACTAGGcaagctttttttaaag ATTACTACCTGCCTAAGGATGAGCTCGAGTTCTATCAGTTCTGCTACATTGACTTTACTGGGCAAGTGCGGGGAGCCAGCACGCCGTTCTGTTTCAAAAACCCGGTGGAACAAAGCATTGAAAGCAGCCCAGATGATGACCTCATGGTTATTACAACACAG GAGCAGGTTGAAAAGAGCGTACATGAGAAAGCTGAACTGCAGAAGAAGCTGGATCAGATAAGGAAGGAAAATGAAACCTTAAAAAATGATCTACAGAAGGAACAGCAAGAAGCTGCCAGCTGCAAG GGGCAGAAtgaacagaaagacaaagaaatgagTCAATTGGTCAAAGAAATGGATCAAATGAAGGAACAACATGAAAACTTAAAAAGCCTGTTACAGCAACAAGTGAAAGAAACAGACAACttaaag GAGGAGATGTTGACCCAGAAGATAAAGCAGATGGAGATGCAGCAACACAATGCTACTCAGCAGAAAACATGGAGTCAAAGCTTGAGTGTAGACGGAGCATCAAGACCAAATGAG GAGAAATACGACCGAGCTGTGATGAAGATCAACCAGCTCAAAGAGGAGCGTGAGGAGCTGAAGGGGAAGGTCGATGCTCAAAGTGTGGAGATTTCCAT GCTAAATTCCCAtctcagagaaaaagagagagaactgCTCAAAATGAAAGACAGCATACAGCTCCTTCAG GTTGACCTTCAGAGCGGTGAGAAAGACAAGGAGAGGCTCTCTGCAGAGCTGCAAAGGTTGCAAAGCATCGCACACAACATGGACGATGTGAAGAGTCAGAACCAGGAGTTATCTAGGAGGCTGTCGCAGCAGTTGACACTGCAGAACTGTCCAGATGACGATCTAAGA GTACGGTGTCAGACTCTTGTCGGCCAGCTGCAGGACGCTCAGGAGAAACTGGCTGCGGAGAGGGACGAGAACAGAAACGTCAAGAGGCAGGCCGAGTTTCTGAAGGAAGAGCTGCTGGAAACCAGGGAGCAGCTGGAGAAGACAATCTCATTAAATGAGGAGGAAGCACGGAAATCTGGCAAACTAGAG ctACAGTTCAGAGAGGCATGTGAAACAATCGCAGGTAAAGACATCATCATAGAAGATCAAGAACAGATGATCCGGCTGGTGAGACACGAGAAAGAAGAGCTCGAAAGACAAAACCAG AATCTCACTGGTGATCTTGTCGAGCTGCGCAGAGTTTACGCTGAAGTCAGCGCAGCTCCCCCCGCCGACCCCCCACACATGCAGCCTGACAACACCGCAGCCAGCCGTGACTGGCAGCAGCCGGCGACACCAGAACAGCCTGAGAACCTGTATGAGACCATAG ATAGCATCATTGCAGACCCAGAGGAAGAG CGGGCGCTGGTGTGTCGTCACTGCCAGGAGAGCTTCCCCTGCATCACCCAAAACGAACTGGAGCAGCACGAGCAGAGCCACCGAGTGTGTCCCTTCTGCACCATGATCTGCGACAACATGGAGCAGTCCGTGTTTGAGGATCACGTCTACGGCCACGAGCTGTGA